In the genome of Actinomadura graeca, one region contains:
- a CDS encoding MarR family winged helix-turn-helix transcriptional regulator: MNPDPARSADPAAEATALLPIRELLSYRLHRVANALSRSAALRYRREYGVSLHEWRTVALLGADEPQAVNQLARLAGLDKAQMSRVAAKLTERGLVEREPGPGRSTQLSLTRSGKALYRGLIGAANDRNEAFLACLTPLEQEVLDSALRKLAAVGRALERAEH; this comes from the coding sequence ATGAACCCAGATCCCGCCCGTTCGGCGGATCCCGCCGCCGAGGCGACCGCGCTCCTGCCGATCCGGGAGCTGCTGTCCTACCGGCTCCACCGGGTCGCGAACGCGCTGTCCCGCAGTGCCGCCCTCCGCTACCGCCGAGAGTACGGTGTCAGCCTGCACGAATGGCGGACGGTAGCACTGCTCGGCGCGGACGAGCCACAGGCGGTCAACCAGCTCGCCCGCCTCGCCGGCCTGGACAAGGCGCAGATGAGCCGGGTCGCCGCCAAGCTGACCGAGCGCGGGCTGGTCGAACGGGAGCCGGGTCCGGGGCGCAGCACGCAGCTCAGCCTCACACGCAGCGGGAAGGCGCTCTACCGCGGCCTGATCGGCGCCGCCAACGACCGCAACGAGGCGTTCCTGGCCTGCCTCACGCCGCTTGAGCAGGAGGTTCTCGACTCGGCGCTGCGCAAGCTGGCCGCGGTCGGACGGGCACTGGAGCGTGCCGAACACTGA
- a CDS encoding hydroxymethylglutaryl-CoA lyase yields the protein MTDRVTICECFARDGLQHEETDVPADAKIGLIGAFADAGFTRVEATSYSHPERVPAFRDASEVLAGLPRPAGVSYKATCPNPRAVRRALADLDAGHGAHELSLLVSATESHTERNMRTTRERQWAAVAEMVRLAGGRFRLVGVISVAFGCPFEGHVDPGVVAEDAARFADLGVDMVTLGDTTGLATPSTVKAMFGRVASAHPEVPFIAHFHNTRGSGIANCVAALEAGCRDFDSSLGGVGGHPTRIQYGQGMTGNVCTEDLVNLLESEGVGTGLDLGKLMDASRMCERVLGRRLYSMVARAGFGPAGRKEFQDA from the coding sequence ATGACCGACCGAGTCACGATCTGCGAATGCTTCGCCCGTGACGGCCTGCAACACGAGGAGACCGACGTCCCGGCGGACGCCAAGATCGGACTGATCGGCGCGTTCGCCGACGCCGGCTTCACCCGTGTCGAGGCGACCTCGTACAGCCACCCGGAGCGGGTGCCCGCGTTCCGCGACGCGAGCGAGGTGCTGGCCGGGCTCCCCCGGCCGGCGGGCGTGTCGTACAAGGCGACCTGCCCGAACCCGCGCGCCGTGCGGCGCGCGCTCGCGGACCTGGACGCCGGGCACGGCGCGCACGAGCTGAGCCTGCTGGTCTCGGCGACCGAGTCCCACACCGAGCGGAACATGCGGACGACGCGGGAGCGCCAGTGGGCGGCCGTCGCCGAGATGGTCCGGCTCGCCGGCGGCCGCTTCCGGCTGGTGGGCGTGATCTCGGTGGCGTTCGGATGCCCGTTCGAGGGGCACGTCGACCCCGGGGTGGTGGCCGAGGACGCGGCCAGGTTCGCCGACCTCGGCGTGGACATGGTCACGCTCGGCGACACCACGGGGCTCGCGACGCCGAGCACCGTCAAGGCGATGTTCGGGCGGGTCGCCTCCGCCCACCCGGAGGTCCCGTTCATCGCGCACTTCCACAACACCCGCGGCTCCGGCATCGCCAACTGCGTCGCGGCGCTGGAGGCCGGGTGCCGGGACTTCGACAGCTCCCTCGGCGGCGTGGGCGGCCACCCCACGCGCATCCAGTACGGCCAGGGCATGACCGGGAACGTGTGCACCGAGGACCTGGTCAACCTGCTGGAGTCGGAGGGCGTCGGCACCGGGCTCGACCTCGGCAAGCTCATGGACGCGTCACGGATGTGCGAGCGGGTGCTCGGCCGCCGGCTGTACAGCATGGTCGCGCGGGCCGGCTTCGGCCCCGCCGGCCGGAAGGAGTTCCAGGATGCCTGA
- a CDS encoding enoyl-CoA hydratase/isomerase family protein: MPEHDSPGPGHPPVLVSEDHGAVRVLRLNRPAKLNALNTELTAALLEGLRAADTDGAVRAVVLTGAGRAFCAGADVKEFTDLTPDDQGAVVRRAELTMRTQMLPQQLTKPVVSAVRGHAMGGGAGLALGCDMVVAASDTRLGYPELRHSLVPAIVMTGLQRHLGRKLAFELISTGRILDARELAAHGLANRVVEPGEEVAAALEIATAWAEVNADAMCAAKGLFYRVADLPFEEAMRTGGDVNAIMRGFRT, encoded by the coding sequence ATGCCTGAGCACGATTCACCCGGCCCCGGGCACCCGCCCGTGCTGGTCTCGGAGGACCACGGCGCCGTCCGGGTGCTGCGGCTGAACCGTCCCGCCAAGCTCAACGCGCTCAACACCGAGCTCACCGCCGCCCTGCTGGAGGGGCTCCGGGCCGCCGACACGGACGGCGCGGTCCGCGCGGTGGTCCTGACCGGCGCCGGGCGGGCCTTCTGCGCCGGGGCCGACGTGAAGGAGTTCACGGACCTCACGCCCGACGACCAGGGCGCGGTCGTCCGGCGCGCGGAGCTGACCATGCGCACCCAGATGCTCCCGCAGCAGCTGACCAAGCCGGTCGTCTCCGCGGTGCGGGGGCACGCCATGGGCGGCGGCGCGGGCCTCGCCCTCGGCTGCGACATGGTCGTCGCCGCGTCCGACACCCGGCTCGGCTACCCCGAGCTGCGGCACTCGCTCGTCCCCGCGATCGTGATGACCGGCCTCCAGCGCCACCTCGGCCGCAAGCTCGCCTTCGAGCTGATCAGCACCGGCCGGATCCTGGACGCGCGGGAGCTCGCCGCGCACGGCCTGGCCAACCGGGTGGTCGAGCCGGGCGAGGAGGTCGCCGCCGCCCTGGAGATCGCCACGGCCTGGGCCGAGGTGAACGCGGACGCGATGTGCGCGGCCAAGGGGCTGTTCTACCGGGTGGCCGACCTGCCCTTCGAAGAGGCGATGCGGACCGGCGGGGACGTCAACGCGATCATGCGCGGGTTCCGCACGTGA
- a CDS encoding CaiB/BaiF CoA transferase family protein, with product MRPLDGIRVLDFSRVLAGPMATQILAELGAEVIKVERPGGGDESRRFEPRLPGGESAYFFAFNRGKRSITLDLATPRGQEIARGLARHADVVVENFLPGSMDKRGLGYEALAEENPRLVYVSATGFGQSGPYSDRKGYDTVFQALSGVMALTGHPDTPPAKAGVPIADLTSGLWIVIAALAGLAGRGSSGRGGHADLAMMDVQVSLLAVAAARLFALDEDPPRTGTAHPGRVPSAAFECADGRYLHISGSDHHWGPLCSVLGLDELAADPDLATNAGRVAQRERVTAGLTRAFATWPRDALADALRAAGVPAGEVNSVREALTDRNTIERGMVGHFDHPGEGRFPALGAPLRIEGYDRPEPAAPPLLGSDTDAVLTELLGLGEAEISRLRDEGTI from the coding sequence GTGAGGCCGCTGGACGGGATCCGGGTGCTGGACTTCTCCCGGGTGCTCGCCGGGCCGATGGCCACCCAGATCCTCGCCGAGCTGGGCGCCGAGGTGATCAAGGTGGAGCGGCCGGGCGGCGGGGACGAGTCCCGGCGGTTCGAGCCCCGGCTGCCCGGCGGTGAGAGCGCCTACTTCTTCGCCTTCAACCGCGGCAAGCGCTCGATCACCCTCGACCTGGCGACCCCGCGCGGGCAGGAGATCGCCCGCGGCCTCGCCCGGCACGCCGACGTCGTGGTGGAGAACTTCCTGCCCGGCTCCATGGACAAGCGCGGCCTCGGCTACGAGGCGCTCGCGGAGGAGAACCCCCGCCTGGTCTACGTGTCCGCCACCGGCTTCGGCCAGTCCGGCCCGTACTCCGACCGCAAGGGGTACGACACCGTCTTCCAGGCGCTGTCCGGCGTCATGGCGCTGACCGGCCACCCGGACACGCCCCCCGCCAAGGCCGGGGTCCCCATCGCCGACCTGACGTCCGGGCTGTGGATCGTCATCGCGGCGCTGGCCGGGCTCGCCGGGCGCGGCTCCTCCGGGCGCGGCGGGCACGCCGACCTGGCGATGATGGACGTCCAGGTCAGCCTGCTGGCGGTCGCCGCCGCCCGGCTGTTCGCGCTGGACGAGGACCCGCCGCGCACCGGCACCGCGCATCCGGGCCGGGTGCCGTCCGCGGCGTTCGAGTGCGCGGACGGCCGGTACCTGCACATCAGCGGCAGCGACCACCACTGGGGGCCGCTGTGCTCGGTGCTCGGCCTCGACGAGCTGGCCGCCGACCCCGACCTCGCCACCAACGCCGGGCGGGTCGCCCAGCGCGAGCGCGTGACCGCCGGCCTCACCCGCGCCTTCGCCACATGGCCGAGGGACGCGCTGGCGGACGCGCTGCGCGCGGCGGGGGTGCCCGCCGGCGAGGTCAACTCCGTCCGGGAGGCGCTCACCGACCGCAACACCATCGAACGCGGGATGGTCGGGCATTTCGACCATCCCGGCGAGGGCCGGTTCCCCGCGCTGGGCGCACCCCTGCGCATCGAGGGGTACGACCGGCCGGAGCCCGCGGCGCCGCCGCTGCTCGGCTCCGACACCGACGCGGTTCTGACCGAGCTGCTCGGCCTGGGAGAGGCGGAGATCTCCCGGCTCCGCGACGAAGGGACGATCTAG